GTCCACGGCCTCTCCCGCCCGGAGGCCGAGGAGCGCGCCCGTGAACTGCTGGAACGGCTCGGGCTCGCGGCGAAGGCCGACGAGTACCCGGACCGGCTCAGCGGCGGGCAGCAGCAGCGGGCGGCGATCGTACGGGCGCTGGCGGTACGCCCCCGGCTGCTGCTCCTGGACGAGATCACCGCCGCGCTGGACCCGGAGCTGGTGGGCGAGGTGCTCGGTCTCGTGCGCGAGGTGAAGGACGAGGGCATGACGATGGTCATCGCCACCCACGAGATGGCCTTCGCCCGGGAGGTCGCCGACCAGGTCTGCTTCCTGGACGCCGGGGTGATGCTGGAACGCGGCACGCCGGACGAGGTCTTCGGCGCTCCCCGGGAGGAGCGCACCCGGAGGTTCCTGCGGCGGATCGTGGAGGCGGGGCGGCTGTAGGCCGTCACGGGGAAGGTCCCGCAGGGCGGGGGAACGGCCCTCCCCCTCGGTCCTCCCCCGTCAGTCCTCCTCCGGCCCCGACGGCGACACCAGCCGCTCCAGCAGGTCCTGGAAGTCGTCGCCGACCACGATGCGCAGCCCGCCCGCCTCCGTGTTGCCCTCGTCCCGGTCGCTGAGCTGCGTCAGCGTGCCGCCGCGCCACCAGTAGACGTACGGGCTGATCGCCCCCGGCGCGTCCTCGAAGCCCGACGC
Above is a window of Streptomyces sp. NBC_01498 DNA encoding:
- a CDS encoding amino acid ABC transporter ATP-binding protein encodes the protein MEAVRKSFGASLVLRDVDLAVAPHTVTALIGASGSGKSTLLRCVNLLEEVDDGAIWLDGEEITDPGTDTNAVRRRIGVVFQAYNLFPHLTVLQNITLAPRRVHGLSRPEAEERARELLERLGLAAKADEYPDRLSGGQQQRAAIVRALAVRPRLLLLDEITAALDPELVGEVLGLVREVKDEGMTMVIATHEMAFAREVADQVCFLDAGVMLERGTPDEVFGAPREERTRRFLRRIVEAGRL